One part of the Haemophilus parainfluenzae genome encodes these proteins:
- the nth gene encoding endonuclease III has protein sequence MNQAKRIEILTRLREQNPRPTTELEYNSPFELLIAVILSAQATDKGVNKATAKLFPVANTPQAILDLGLEGLKEYIKTIGLYNSKAENIIKTCRDLVEKHNGEVPESREALEALAGVGRKTANVVLNTAFGHPTIAVDTHIFRVCNRTNFAPGKDVVKVEEKLLKVVPKEFKVDVHHWLILHGRYTCTARKPRCGACIIEDLCEYKEKTEY, from the coding sequence ATGAACCAAGCTAAACGAATTGAAATTCTCACTCGACTTAGGGAGCAAAACCCGCGTCCCACCACGGAATTAGAGTATAATTCGCCTTTCGAATTACTCATCGCCGTGATCTTATCGGCCCAAGCCACCGATAAAGGTGTCAATAAAGCGACGGCAAAATTATTCCCTGTAGCAAATACTCCACAAGCCATTTTAGATCTTGGCTTAGAGGGGTTAAAAGAATACATTAAAACCATCGGGCTTTATAACAGCAAAGCAGAAAATATTATTAAAACCTGCCGTGATTTAGTTGAGAAACACAACGGCGAAGTACCTGAAAGCCGTGAAGCCTTAGAAGCCCTTGCGGGTGTCGGTAGAAAAACAGCAAATGTGGTATTAAATACCGCTTTCGGCCACCCGACTATTGCAGTGGATACCCATATTTTTCGCGTATGCAACCGCACGAATTTTGCCCCTGGTAAAGATGTGGTAAAAGTAGAAGAAAAACTGCTCAAAGTTGTGCCTAAAGAATTTAAAGTAGATGTACACCACTGGCTTATTTTACACGGGCGCTATACTTGTACCGCACGAAAACCTCGCTGCGGTGCTTGCATTATTGAAGATCTCTGCGAATACAAAGAAAAAACAGAATATTAA
- a CDS encoding sodium-dependent transporter — translation MTTNNQSRQTWSSRLTYVLTVAGATVGFGATWRFPYLVGENGGGAYVLLFCIAMIVIGIPMILVENVIGRRLRVNSIDAFGDKIQDKGKNISKYWKILGYMGLLGAFGIMAYYMVLGGWVMSYIISLINNTLDISAPITKEVAKDFYDLHISNSPWEIMLYTFLFVAVNYIILAKGIIGGIERSVKYLMPLLFIFLIGMVIRNLTLPGAMEGVTFYLKPDFSKITPKLFIFVLGQVFFALSLGFGVLITLSSYLNKEENLIQTAVITGFTNTIIAVLCGFMIFPSLFTFGIEPNAGPTLVFQSLPIVFSHLWAGKFFAIVFFGLLLIAALTTSITIYEVIITALQEKLRMRRGKAIFVTLMGIFLLGNVPSILGDNLWKDFTIFGKSIFDAFDFVSGNILFMLTALGCAIFVGFVLKDDAKKELSPTPNSRFTTIWFNYVKFVVPVIILVIFISNI, via the coding sequence ATGACAACAAACAATCAATCTCGCCAAACGTGGTCTAGTCGACTAACTTATGTGCTCACCGTAGCGGGTGCGACAGTTGGCTTTGGGGCAACATGGCGCTTTCCTTATTTAGTGGGTGAAAATGGCGGTGGTGCCTATGTACTCCTCTTTTGTATTGCGATGATTGTGATTGGTATCCCGATGATTTTAGTGGAAAACGTTATCGGACGCCGTTTGCGTGTGAATTCCATTGATGCTTTTGGCGATAAAATCCAAGATAAAGGTAAAAACATCTCCAAATATTGGAAGATTCTCGGCTACATGGGGCTTCTCGGCGCATTTGGTATCATGGCCTATTATATGGTGCTTGGTGGTTGGGTGATGTCTTATATCATCAGCCTAATTAATAACACCCTTGATATTTCTGCACCAATAACAAAAGAAGTAGCCAAAGATTTCTACGATTTACATATCAGCAACAGTCCATGGGAAATCATGCTTTATACCTTCCTGTTTGTGGCGGTGAATTACATCATTTTAGCGAAAGGTATCATTGGTGGGATTGAACGTTCCGTGAAATACTTAATGCCATTGCTCTTTATCTTCCTAATTGGCATGGTAATTCGTAACCTCACCTTACCTGGCGCAATGGAAGGTGTGACTTTCTACTTAAAGCCTGATTTCAGCAAAATCACACCTAAATTATTCATCTTCGTATTAGGGCAAGTATTCTTCGCTTTAAGCCTTGGTTTCGGTGTATTGATTACCCTCTCCAGCTATTTGAACAAGGAAGAAAACCTTATTCAAACAGCCGTTATTACGGGTTTTACTAACACCATTATCGCCGTGTTATGTGGTTTTATGATCTTCCCATCATTATTCACATTCGGCATTGAACCTAACGCAGGGCCAACCTTGGTTTTCCAAAGTTTACCAATTGTATTCTCACATTTATGGGCGGGTAAATTCTTTGCTATCGTGTTCTTCGGTTTATTGCTTATTGCAGCATTAACCACGTCAATTACGATTTACGAAGTCATCATCACCGCGTTACAAGAAAAACTCAGAATGCGCCGAGGCAAAGCAATTTTTGTTACCTTAATGGGGATTTTCTTATTAGGTAACGTGCCATCTATTCTAGGTGATAACCTTTGGAAAGATTTCACCATATTCGGTAAAAGCATTTTCGATGCCTTCGATTTTGTTAGCGGAAATATTCTCTTTATGCTGACCGCACTTGGCTGTGCCATTTTCGTTGGTTTCGTGTTAAAAGACGATGCAAAAAAAGAGCTCTCTCCAACACCAAATTCACGCTTCACCACAATTTGGTTTAACTATGTTAAATTTGTGGTTCCAGTGATTATTTTGGTGATTTTTATCAGTAATATTTAA
- a CDS encoding ABC transporter ATP-binding protein, with protein sequence MALISLTNAYLSFSDHPLLDHAELHIEPNERVCLVGRNGAGKSTLLKIIAQQVTMDDGKVQYEKDLVVSRLEQDPPRHAEGNVFDYVAEGIEHLADLLKEYHHISQELTQNYSEQTLNQLAQVQAKLEHANGWQFENKINEVLQKLELNPDTKLADLSGGWLRKAALARALVCNPDVLLLDEPTNHLDVDAIEWLENFLLEFTGSIVFISHDRSFIRKMATRIVDLDRGKLVSYPGNYDLYLTAKEESLRVEALQNDLFDKRLAQEEVWIRQGIKARRTRNEGRVRALKAMREERRQRREVMGAAKLQLDNSSRSGKIVFEMENVSYEIEGKQLLKDFSTTILRGDKIALVGPNGCGKTTFIKLLLGEIKPTSGSIHCGTKLDIAYFDQYRADLDPEKTVMDNVADGKQDIEVNGIKRHVLGYLQDFLFPPKRAMTPVKALSGGERNRLLLAKLLLKPNNLLILDEPTNDLDVETLELLEEILTDYQGTLLIVSHDRQFIDNVATECYFFEGDGVLNKYVGGFFDAKGQQANYFAMKAEQETQKSKKEAPKAQESAVKNDAVSQKPKSVKLSYKEQRELEQLPQLLEELEEKITALQAEIGDPHFFQQAHDVTDAKLKELSDTEAELETAFLRWEELEEKKTQAEAK encoded by the coding sequence GTGGCATTAATTAGTTTAACTAACGCTTATCTTTCTTTTAGTGATCATCCTTTACTTGATCATGCTGAACTTCATATTGAACCCAATGAGCGCGTGTGTTTAGTGGGGCGCAACGGTGCAGGTAAATCGACTTTATTAAAAATTATTGCACAGCAAGTCACCATGGATGACGGCAAAGTGCAGTATGAAAAAGATTTAGTGGTTTCACGTTTAGAACAAGACCCGCCTCGCCATGCTGAAGGAAATGTATTTGATTATGTGGCAGAAGGCATTGAGCATTTAGCGGACTTGTTAAAGGAATACCATCATATTTCGCAAGAGTTGACACAAAATTATAGTGAACAAACTCTTAACCAACTGGCACAAGTGCAAGCAAAATTAGAGCATGCCAACGGCTGGCAGTTTGAAAATAAAATCAATGAAGTATTGCAAAAACTCGAGTTAAATCCTGATACTAAATTAGCCGATTTATCGGGTGGTTGGTTGCGTAAAGCCGCTCTTGCTCGTGCATTGGTGTGTAACCCCGATGTCTTGTTATTAGATGAACCAACCAACCACTTGGATGTGGATGCAATCGAATGGTTAGAAAACTTCTTATTAGAATTTACCGGAAGTATTGTATTTATTTCCCACGATCGTTCTTTTATCCGCAAAATGGCGACCCGTATTGTGGATTTAGATCGCGGGAAATTAGTGTCTTATCCAGGTAACTATGATTTATACCTCACCGCTAAAGAGGAAAGCTTACGTGTCGAAGCATTGCAAAATGACCTTTTTGATAAGCGTTTAGCGCAAGAAGAAGTTTGGATTCGTCAAGGGATTAAAGCGCGCCGTACGCGTAATGAAGGCCGTGTGCGAGCTTTAAAAGCTATGCGTGAAGAACGTCGCCAACGTCGTGAAGTGATGGGCGCCGCCAAGTTACAATTAGATAACTCAAGTCGTTCTGGCAAAATCGTATTTGAAATGGAAAATGTGAGCTATGAGATTGAAGGCAAACAGCTGCTCAAAGATTTCAGCACGACCATTTTACGTGGCGATAAAATTGCATTGGTTGGTCCAAATGGCTGCGGAAAAACCACCTTTATTAAACTTTTATTAGGTGAAATCAAGCCAACGAGTGGCAGCATTCATTGTGGTACAAAATTAGACATTGCTTATTTTGACCAATATCGTGCCGATCTCGATCCAGAAAAAACGGTGATGGATAACGTTGCCGATGGCAAGCAGGATATTGAAGTCAATGGCATAAAACGTCATGTCTTGGGCTATTTGCAGGATTTCTTATTTCCCCCCAAACGAGCTATGACACCCGTAAAAGCGCTTTCAGGTGGTGAACGTAACCGTTTGTTATTGGCTAAATTATTACTGAAACCTAATAATCTATTGATTCTCGATGAACCAACCAATGACTTGGATGTAGAAACCTTAGAATTATTAGAGGAAATTCTCACGGATTATCAAGGCACCTTATTGATTGTCAGCCATGATCGTCAGTTTATTGATAACGTCGCAACGGAGTGTTATTTCTTTGAAGGTGACGGCGTATTGAATAAATACGTAGGCGGTTTCTTTGATGCAAAAGGACAACAAGCTAATTACTTTGCTATGAAAGCAGAGCAAGAGACCCAAAAATCCAAAAAAGAAGCACCAAAAGCACAGGAAAGTGCGGTTAAAAATGACGCTGTTTCTCAAAAGCCAAAATCCGTTAAACTTTCTTACAAAGAACAACGTGAGTTAGAACAGCTACCGCAATTGTTGGAAGAATTGGAAGAGAAAATTACTGCACTTCAAGCTGAAATTGGTGATCCTCACTTTTTCCAACAAGCCCATGATGTAACAGATGCTAAGCTTAAGGAATTATCGGACACTGAAGCGGAGCTTGAAACGGCTTTTCTTCGTTGGGAAGAACTTGAAGAGAAAAAAACTCAAGCTGAAGCAAAATAG
- a CDS encoding anti-phage deoxyguanosine triphosphatase, which translates to MRTQLADFWTERFLPDPPREKDHRPPFRRDRGRILHSAAFRCLQAKTQIHAVGENDFYRTRLTHSLEVAQIGSSLVSQLKFAESYVAISDQLHIEKSELQKQLKPLLPSNDLIESLCFAHDIGHPPFGHGGEVALNYMMRNHGGFEGNAQTFRIITKLEPYTETAGMNLTRRAILGVVKYPNILDLSSPQYAQLPHTENADPRYVKISDWKPGKGLFRDDVTMFTWLLQNLSENDRTLFGSFQKVRSNPAEFLKTQFKSLDCSIMELADDIAYGVHDLEDAIVTGVVNQHQWQEALAELKTIPSDWLAKNIEQVSQRLFSNHHFERKNAIGALVNFFITHVRWKVTGNFDEPLLRYNAELPQDVIAALNVFKKFVWKYVIRHVETQRIEYKGQRILTEMFQIFESDPERLLPTNTANRWRNAPEQGKKRIICDYIAGMSDAYALKVYHQL; encoded by the coding sequence ATGAGAACCCAATTAGCTGATTTTTGGACTGAACGTTTCCTTCCTGATCCGCCTCGCGAAAAAGATCACCGACCACCATTTCGTCGTGATCGCGGGCGGATTTTACATTCTGCTGCTTTCCGTTGTTTACAAGCCAAAACACAGATTCACGCGGTGGGTGAAAATGATTTTTATCGTACTCGTTTAACTCATTCCCTTGAAGTGGCACAAATCGGTAGCAGCCTGGTTTCCCAATTAAAATTTGCGGAAAGTTATGTTGCTATTTCAGACCAGCTTCATATCGAAAAAAGTGAATTACAGAAACAACTCAAGCCTTTATTACCAAGCAATGATTTAATTGAAAGTTTGTGCTTTGCACATGATATTGGTCATCCACCGTTTGGTCATGGTGGGGAAGTGGCGCTCAATTATATGATGCGTAATCATGGCGGCTTTGAAGGCAATGCGCAGACATTTCGTATTATTACTAAACTCGAGCCTTATACTGAAACAGCAGGGATGAATTTAACGCGTCGTGCTATTTTAGGTGTGGTGAAATATCCGAATATTTTAGACTTATCTTCCCCGCAATATGCCCAGTTGCCGCATACTGAAAACGCTGATCCGCGTTATGTCAAAATTAGCGATTGGAAGCCTGGAAAAGGGTTATTCCGTGATGACGTCACAATGTTTACTTGGTTGTTGCAAAACCTTTCTGAAAATGACCGCACTTTGTTTGGTTCATTTCAAAAAGTGCGGTCAAATCCTGCTGAGTTTTTAAAAACACAATTTAAATCATTAGATTGCAGCATTATGGAATTGGCGGATGATATTGCGTATGGGGTACATGATTTAGAAGATGCGATTGTGACTGGTGTAGTAAATCAACATCAGTGGCAAGAAGCATTGGCTGAACTTAAAACAATTCCTTCAGATTGGTTGGCAAAAAATATAGAGCAAGTTAGCCAACGATTGTTCTCCAATCATCATTTTGAACGTAAAAATGCCATTGGGGCATTAGTGAATTTCTTTATCACCCATGTGCGTTGGAAAGTCACCGGCAATTTTGATGAACCTTTGTTACGTTATAACGCAGAATTACCACAAGATGTGATTGCGGCATTAAATGTGTTCAAAAAGTTTGTGTGGAAATATGTAATTCGCCATGTGGAAACGCAACGTATTGAATATAAAGGACAACGTATTCTCACAGAAATGTTCCAGATTTTTGAGTCTGACCCAGAACGTTTATTGCCAACGAATACCGCTAATCGTTGGAGAAATGCACCGGAGCAGGGTAAAAAACGTATTATTTGTGATTATATCGCGGGCATGTCAGATGCCTATGCCTTAAAGGTTTATCACCAGCTCTAA
- a CDS encoding CidB/LrgB family autolysis modulator: MMQYAIYLYTGLTIFGFWLALQISKRWKSMIFNTFVLTVSILVLILEIGDISYDDYMAGNTPINNLLGLSIVALALPLYEQLQQIARQWKIILSVVILASLLSMFTGAILAIILGASPEMVATVLPKSITTPIAMEVSSHLGGIPAVTAVGVIVAGLQGSVFGYLILKKLGIKQQEAVGLSVGAVSHALGTVSCMEADPKAGSYSSISLVLCGIMSSILAPLVFHVIRLFL, from the coding sequence ATTATGCAATATGCAATTTATCTTTATACCGGTTTAACGATTTTCGGATTTTGGCTCGCATTGCAAATTAGTAAACGTTGGAAATCTATGATTTTCAATACCTTCGTCCTAACGGTATCAATTCTCGTGCTGATTTTAGAAATTGGGGATATTTCTTATGATGATTACATGGCGGGGAATACACCAATTAATAATTTGCTTGGTTTAAGTATTGTGGCGCTTGCCTTGCCATTGTATGAGCAGCTTCAACAAATCGCGAGACAGTGGAAAATCATTCTTTCTGTGGTGATATTAGCTTCTTTGCTTTCTATGTTTACTGGCGCTATTTTGGCAATTATTTTAGGAGCGAGTCCTGAAATGGTGGCGACCGTATTACCCAAATCAATTACCACGCCAATTGCGATGGAAGTGTCTTCTCATTTAGGCGGTATTCCAGCCGTTACAGCCGTAGGCGTGATTGTTGCAGGTTTGCAAGGTTCGGTTTTTGGTTATCTCATCTTGAAAAAACTCGGTATCAAACAACAAGAAGCGGTGGGGTTATCTGTTGGTGCAGTTTCTCACGCACTCGGCACAGTAAGCTGTATGGAAGCTGATCCGAAAGCGGGGAGTTATAGTTCGATTTCTTTGGTACTTTGCGGTATTATGAGCTCAATTTTAGCCCCCTTAGTATTCCATGTTATTCGTTTATTTTTATGA
- a CDS encoding CidA/LrgA family protein: MLLQKGVQLVRSLVILYIMLLLGNLISHYVPVGIPGSIWGLLILFIGLTTRIIRLEWIYLGSSLLIRYMAVLFVPVSVGIIKYYDLLVAQWKILLIPNILSTFLTLFIIAFLGNYLFYKQSFTHKRQKVLEKRNIQAE; this comes from the coding sequence ATGTTACTCCAAAAAGGCGTTCAACTTGTTCGCTCACTCGTGATTTTATACATTATGTTGCTACTCGGCAATTTGATTTCGCACTATGTACCCGTTGGAATTCCTGGCAGCATCTGGGGATTATTGATACTTTTTATCGGATTAACCACTCGTATCATTCGCTTGGAATGGATTTATTTGGGTTCTAGTCTATTGATTCGTTACATGGCAGTACTTTTTGTGCCGGTGAGTGTAGGCATTATTAAATATTATGATTTACTTGTTGCTCAATGGAAAATTTTACTTATTCCAAATATTCTTAGTACTTTTCTGACGCTCTTCATTATCGCATTTCTTGGGAATTATTTGTTTTACAAACAATCCTTTACCCATAAACGTCAAAAAGTATTAGAAAAACGTAATATTCAAGCAGAGTAA
- a CDS encoding thermonuclease family protein — translation MIKKFLLFLTIILTALWGQFSVSAERQMACWVVGVSDGDTLTCLLPTKKQFKVRLQEIDAPEKGQAFGKKAKQYLSQLVFKQNVTLSVSGYDRYQRILATVYLQEQNINLEMVKNGMAWVYPQYAKNPIYFQAQDFAQQQKIGLWRDPTPIAPYEWRKQKKTLKHGDNHGF, via the coding sequence ATGATTAAGAAATTCTTATTATTTTTAACCATAATTTTGACCGCACTTTGGGGTCAATTTTCAGTCTCTGCGGAACGCCAAATGGCGTGTTGGGTGGTGGGTGTCAGTGATGGCGATACTCTAACTTGTCTCTTACCCACTAAAAAACAATTCAAAGTACGATTACAAGAAATTGATGCCCCTGAGAAAGGTCAGGCATTTGGTAAGAAAGCCAAACAATATCTTTCACAGCTTGTTTTCAAACAAAATGTGACGTTGTCAGTTTCTGGTTATGATCGCTACCAACGTATTTTGGCAACGGTTTATCTACAAGAACAAAACATTAACTTAGAAATGGTGAAAAATGGTATGGCGTGGGTTTATCCGCAATATGCTAAAAATCCAATCTACTTTCAGGCACAAGATTTTGCCCAACAACAAAAAATCGGCTTATGGCGAGATCCCACCCCTATTGCCCCTTATGAATGGCGTAAACAGAAAAAAACACTCAAACACGGAGATAACCATGGCTTTTGA
- a CDS encoding cysteine desulfurase — MAFDYQSFKNEFPYFKSPNAVIYLDNAATALKPQALIDATTTFYQSAGSVHRSQYEAAQTAQYENARHLVKTLINAENEKAVIWTSGTTHSINLVANGLLPSLHAGDEILISQADHHANYVTWHETAKKCGAKIEVLHISDNWLIDENALIAALNEKTKLVALNFVSNVTGTEQHIQHLIQLIRQHSNALVLVDAAQAISHIQIDLQALDADFIAFSAHKIYGPNGIGVLSGKLSSLSLLQPLFYGGKMIDRVSHECITFADLPYRLEAGTPNIAGVIGFGTVLDWLKKWDFQAAEAHAIELAEQSKVRLKNYPNCRLFNSPQPSSVVCFVFDGIAASDLATLLSEQKIALRVGEHCAQPYLARLGERTTLRLSFAPYNSPQDVDAFFAALDKSLELLAC, encoded by the coding sequence ATGGCTTTTGATTATCAATCATTTAAAAATGAATTCCCTTATTTTAAATCGCCAAATGCCGTGATTTATTTGGATAATGCAGCGACGGCATTAAAACCTCAAGCACTCATTGATGCAACGACTACATTTTATCAATCGGCAGGCTCCGTACATCGTAGTCAGTACGAAGCGGCACAGACAGCACAATATGAAAATGCTCGTCACCTAGTTAAAACCTTAATTAATGCAGAAAATGAAAAAGCGGTAATTTGGACGTCTGGAACAACTCATAGCATTAATTTGGTTGCCAACGGTTTACTCCCCTCTTTACATGCGGGAGATGAAATCTTAATTAGCCAAGCAGACCATCATGCTAATTATGTTACTTGGCATGAAACAGCGAAAAAATGCGGAGCGAAAATTGAAGTGCTGCACATTTCGGATAATTGGTTAATTGATGAAAATGCCTTGATTGCAGCATTGAATGAAAAAACTAAGTTAGTAGCACTCAATTTTGTCTCCAACGTAACGGGAACGGAACAACATATCCAGCATTTAATTCAACTAATCCGCCAACATAGCAATGCGCTCGTTTTAGTAGATGCCGCTCAGGCTATTAGCCATATACAGATTGATTTACAGGCATTAGATGCGGATTTTATTGCCTTTTCTGCACACAAAATTTATGGACCAAACGGCATTGGTGTATTAAGCGGAAAATTAAGCTCGCTTTCCCTGCTACAACCACTTTTTTACGGTGGAAAAATGATTGACCGCGTATCCCATGAATGTATTACCTTTGCCGATTTACCTTATCGATTAGAAGCCGGTACACCAAATATTGCGGGCGTGATTGGCTTTGGTACAGTGCTAGATTGGCTCAAAAAATGGGATTTTCAGGCTGCCGAGGCGCATGCTATTGAGCTTGCCGAGCAAAGTAAAGTGCGGTTGAAAAACTATCCAAATTGTCGTTTATTCAATTCACCACAACCGAGTTCAGTAGTTTGTTTTGTTTTTGATGGGATTGCGGCATCCGATCTTGCTACGCTCCTGAGCGAACAAAAAATTGCGTTGCGAGTTGGCGAACATTGCGCCCAACCTTACTTAGCCCGTCTTGGTGAGCGTACTACATTAAGACTTTCTTTTGCGCCTTACAATAGCCCGCAAGATGTGGATGCTTTTTTTGCGGCATTAGATAAATCCTTAGAGTTATTAGCATGCTAG
- a CDS encoding SufE family protein: MLENIKQAKNWEDRYRFIIQAGKHLPQPSPDELAQMQSIQGCEAGLWFKTIPQNDGTFQFQAYSEARIMNGLLWLLLQNINGQTNNQLQQFNIRQFFDEFGIASRLSETRLNGLKQIEEILHNL, encoded by the coding sequence ATGCTAGAAAACATTAAACAGGCAAAAAATTGGGAAGATCGTTACCGTTTCATTATTCAAGCCGGTAAGCATCTTCCTCAACCCTCTCCAGATGAATTAGCTCAAATGCAATCGATTCAAGGCTGCGAAGCAGGGCTTTGGTTTAAGACCATTCCACAAAATGACGGCACGTTTCAATTTCAAGCTTACAGCGAAGCGCGCATTATGAATGGTTTGTTATGGTTGTTGTTACAAAACATCAATGGACAAACCAATAATCAACTACAACAATTTAATATTCGTCAATTTTTTGATGAGTTCGGTATTGCCTCTCGCTTAAGTGAAACTCGCTTGAATGGTTTAAAACAAATCGAAGAAATATTGCACAATCTGTAA
- a CDS encoding Zn-ribbon-containing protein — MYLIEPFFKLGALENDIGQQSRLLNAVIDQWRYNGQIIGREIPLYLTEEEGEQGFAMRVICPEQDSLLPENNNQTVNLAMENAEKCGLHFQGFQIIADDLNADSTAECSQPAWQILYTTHLQSSSPLHSGDDFSPIPLYKQLKNQPHLSQDLIKWQENWQACDQLQMNGSVLEKESLNEIAEVNSTLSKHGRYLATEIEKESGIPTYYYLYRVGGHSLKSEQQRCCPQCGGDWALNAPLFDVIYFKCDQCRLVSNVSWNFL, encoded by the coding sequence ATGTATCTGATCGAACCCTTTTTTAAATTAGGCGCCTTAGAAAATGATATCGGCCAACAAAGCCGTTTGCTCAATGCAGTCATCGACCAATGGCGTTATAACGGACAAATTATCGGCCGTGAAATCCCGCTTTATTTAACAGAAGAAGAGGGAGAACAAGGTTTTGCGATGCGCGTCATTTGCCCTGAGCAAGATAGCCTTTTACCCGAGAATAATAACCAAACTGTGAATCTGGCGATGGAAAATGCTGAAAAGTGCGGTCTACATTTTCAAGGTTTCCAAATTATTGCCGATGATTTAAATGCAGACAGCACCGCAGAATGTAGCCAACCAGCATGGCAGATTCTCTATACTACACATTTGCAATCTAGCTCCCCCTTGCATAGTGGAGATGATTTTTCTCCAATTCCGCTCTATAAACAGCTAAAAAATCAACCTCATTTAAGCCAAGATTTGATTAAATGGCAGGAAAATTGGCAGGCTTGCGATCAGCTGCAAATGAATGGTTCGGTTTTAGAAAAAGAATCGTTAAACGAAATCGCCGAGGTTAATAGCACGCTCAGCAAACATGGACGCTACCTTGCTACTGAAATCGAAAAAGAAAGCGGCATACCGACCTATTATTATTTATACCGTGTCGGAGGCCATTCTTTAAAATCGGAACAGCAACGCTGTTGCCCGCAATGTGGTGGAGATTGGGCATTAAACGCGCCGCTATTTGATGTGATTTACTTTAAATGCGACCAATGTCGATTAGTCTCGAATGTGTCGTGGAACTTTTTATAA